The Gemmatimonadetes bacterium T265 genome contains a region encoding:
- a CDS encoding resolvase, which produces MSTHEQSLALQQDALAKAGCDRTYTDVISGVAVEREGLAAALDYVRSGDTLVVWRLDRLGRSLRHLIEQVTALEARGVGFHSLTEAIDTTTSGGKLVFHIFGALAEFERNVIRERTKAGLAAAKARGRLGGRKRVLSPTQVEAARGLMADPTRPIADVCAAMRVSRATLYRYVPADRRRPALPPPPRAHPLQAVEPLAAPVLVG; this is translated from the coding sequence GTGTCCACCCACGAACAGTCCCTCGCCCTCCAGCAGGACGCGCTGGCCAAGGCCGGCTGCGACCGCACCTACACCGACGTGATCAGCGGCGTCGCGGTCGAGCGCGAGGGCCTCGCGGCCGCGCTCGACTACGTCCGGAGCGGCGACACGCTCGTCGTCTGGCGCCTGGACCGGCTCGGCCGCTCACTCCGGCACCTCATCGAGCAGGTCACGGCGCTCGAGGCCCGGGGCGTCGGCTTCCACTCGCTCACCGAGGCGATCGACACGACCACGAGCGGCGGCAAGCTCGTCTTTCACATCTTCGGCGCGCTGGCCGAGTTCGAGCGCAACGTCATCCGGGAGCGCACGAAGGCGGGGCTCGCCGCGGCAAAGGCCCGGGGCCGCCTGGGCGGGCGCAAGCGCGTGCTCAGCCCCACGCAGGTCGAAGCGGCGCGCGGGCTCATGGCCGACCCGACGCGGCCGATCGCGGACGTGTGCGCGGCCATGCGCGTTTCGCGCGCGACCCTGTACCGCTACGTGCCCGCCGACCGGCGGCGGCCGGCGCTGCCGCCCCCGCCGCGTGCCCACCCGTTGCAGGCGGTCGAGCCCTTGGCCGCGCCGGTGCTCGTCGGCTGA
- a CDS encoding pyruvate dehydrogenase, translating into MANVAEVLVETLALNGVRRVFGLPGDSLNGITDAIRTRTDVAWVHVRNEEAAAFAAGAEAHLTGGLAVCAGSCGPGNLHLINGLFDCHRSRVPVLAIAAQIPSPELGTTYFQETSPEQLFKDCSHYIGVISEPDQMPRVLAIAMRTAIAERGVAVVVLSGNIAMQPCGASAATLGFLRNDSAMTPPETALRTAASLLNGARRVTILAGAGCAGAHAELLAIAERLQAPIVHALRGKEFVEYDNPYDVGMTGLLGFASGYRAMMHCDALLVLGSDFPYAQFYPADAKKVQVDARGAQIGRRGVVDVGLIGTVKATVAALLPLLGPGKDVAHLADSLAHYRDARNDLDALAVGKPGASPLHPEYVARVLDEVAADDAVFTVDVGTPSIWAARYLRCNGRRRLVGSWSHGSMASALPQAIGAQAACPGRQVVAMAGDGGLAMLMGELLTAVQNRLPVKLVVFNNSALAFVEVEMMAAGIVPFGTELQNPDFSRVAEACGLLGERVATPEALRPALARAFAHDGPALVDVLVHRQELSLPPTITRDQAFGFGLYLTKAVLGGRGGTLVDLAKTNLLDRLAGA; encoded by the coding sequence ATGGCGAACGTCGCAGAAGTCTTGGTCGAGACGCTGGCGCTGAACGGCGTGCGGCGCGTGTTCGGGCTCCCCGGCGACTCGTTGAACGGGATCACCGACGCGATCCGGACGCGCACGGACGTCGCGTGGGTGCACGTGCGGAACGAGGAGGCCGCCGCCTTCGCCGCGGGCGCCGAGGCGCACCTCACCGGCGGCCTCGCCGTGTGTGCGGGCAGTTGCGGGCCCGGCAACTTGCACCTCATCAACGGCCTGTTCGACTGCCACCGCAGTCGCGTGCCGGTGCTCGCGATCGCCGCGCAGATCCCGAGCCCGGAGCTCGGCACGACGTACTTCCAGGAGACGTCGCCGGAGCAGCTCTTCAAGGACTGCAGCCACTACATCGGCGTGATCTCCGAGCCCGACCAGATGCCGCGGGTCCTCGCGATCGCGATGCGCACGGCGATCGCGGAACGCGGCGTGGCCGTGGTCGTGCTCTCCGGCAACATCGCCATGCAGCCCTGCGGCGCCAGCGCCGCGACGCTCGGCTTTCTCCGCAACGACTCTGCGATGACTCCGCCCGAAACGGCGCTGCGCACCGCGGCGTCGCTGCTGAACGGCGCGCGGCGCGTGACGATCCTCGCCGGCGCCGGGTGCGCGGGCGCACACGCGGAGCTGTTGGCGATCGCCGAGCGCTTGCAGGCGCCGATCGTGCACGCCCTGCGCGGCAAGGAGTTCGTCGAGTACGACAACCCGTACGACGTCGGCATGACCGGGCTGCTGGGCTTCGCCTCGGGGTACCGCGCGATGATGCACTGCGACGCGCTGCTCGTGTTAGGCTCCGACTTTCCCTACGCGCAGTTTTATCCGGCCGATGCGAAGAAAGTGCAGGTCGACGCGCGCGGCGCGCAGATCGGCCGGCGCGGCGTGGTCGACGTCGGCCTAATCGGCACCGTCAAGGCGACGGTCGCGGCGCTGCTCCCGCTGCTCGGTCCGGGCAAAGACGTTGCGCACCTCGCGGATAGTCTCGCGCACTACCGGGACGCGCGCAACGACCTCGACGCGCTCGCCGTCGGCAAGCCCGGCGCGTCGCCGCTGCACCCGGAGTACGTCGCGCGCGTGCTGGACGAGGTGGCCGCGGACGACGCGGTGTTTACCGTCGACGTGGGCACGCCGTCGATCTGGGCGGCGCGGTACCTGCGCTGTAACGGCCGTCGCCGGCTGGTCGGCTCCTGGTCGCACGGCTCGATGGCCAGCGCCCTGCCGCAGGCGATCGGCGCGCAGGCGGCGTGCCCGGGGCGGCAGGTGGTCGCGATGGCCGGCGACGGCGGCCTCGCGATGCTCATGGGCGAGCTGCTCACGGCGGTACAGAACCGGCTGCCCGTGAAGCTCGTCGTCTTCAACAACAGCGCGCTCGCGTTCGTCGAGGTCGAGATGATGGCGGCCGGGATCGTGCCGTTCGGGACGGAGCTGCAGAACCCGGACTTCAGTCGGGTGGCGGAGGCGTGCGGCCTGCTCGGCGAGCGCGTGGCCACGCCCGAGGCGCTCCGCCCGGCGCTGGCGCGCGCCTTCGCGCACGACGGCCCGGCGCTCGTCGACGTGCTGGTGCACCGGCAGGAGCTGTCGCTGCCGCCCACGATCACGCGCGACCAGGCGTTCGGCTTCGGCCTCTACCTGACGAAGGCCGTGCTCGGCGGGCGCGGCGGCACGCTCGTCGACCTCGCCAAGACGAACCTGCTCGACCGGCTCGCCGGCGCGTGA
- a CDS encoding transposase, which translates to MSDKYAVIAAERGTYPVRWMCALLGVSVAGFYGAQRRPPGTRAAADERVRVEVRAAHAKSHRRYGAPRVHRELRAAGVRVAKKRVARLMREDGLVARRAQRRVRTTDSAHAHPVAPNVVARDFAVADQPGLDRVWVADFTYIPTREGWLFLAVVLDLASRRVVGWAVRETMETELVLAALHAALADRRPAPGLVCHSDRGSQYASAAYQVLLAASGAVPSMSAKGDCYDNAVAEAFFATLEHELLADVTFVSRAAARPAIFDFLFWYNGERRHSSLDYVSPVAYEQHLTARPARAA; encoded by the coding sequence GTGAGCGACAAGTACGCCGTGATCGCGGCCGAGCGCGGGACGTACCCCGTGCGATGGATGTGCGCGCTGTTGGGCGTGAGCGTGGCCGGCTTCTACGGCGCACAGCGCCGGCCGCCGGGCACGCGCGCCGCCGCGGACGAGCGGGTGCGGGTGGAGGTGCGCGCCGCACACGCGAAGAGTCACCGGCGCTACGGGGCGCCGCGAGTGCATCGCGAGCTGCGCGCGGCCGGCGTACGCGTCGCCAAGAAGCGCGTCGCGCGGCTCATGCGCGAGGACGGCCTCGTGGCGCGCCGCGCGCAGCGCCGCGTACGCACGACCGACTCGGCGCATGCGCACCCGGTCGCGCCGAACGTGGTGGCGCGCGACTTCGCGGTCGCGGACCAGCCCGGGCTCGACCGCGTTTGGGTCGCCGATTTCACGTACATCCCCACGCGCGAGGGCTGGCTGTTCCTGGCGGTCGTGCTCGACCTGGCGAGCCGCCGCGTGGTGGGGTGGGCGGTGCGCGAGACGATGGAGACCGAGCTCGTGCTCGCGGCCCTGCATGCGGCGCTCGCCGACCGGCGCCCCGCGCCCGGGCTCGTGTGTCACTCGGATCGTGGGTCGCAATACGCGAGCGCGGCCTACCAGGTGCTGCTCGCTGCGTCTGGCGCGGTGCCGAGCATGAGCGCAAAAGGCGATTGCTACGATAATGCTGTTGCCGAGGCCTTCTTCGCGACGCTCGAACACGAGCTACTGGCTGATGTCACCTTCGTGTCGCGCGCGGCGGCGCGGCCCGCGATCTTCGACTTCCTCTTCTGGTACAACGGCGAGCGGCGCCACTCGAGCCTCGACTACGTGAGTCCCGTCGCCTATGAGCAGCACCTGACCGCGCGCCCCGCGCGAGCAGCCTAA